In Paenibacillus stellifer, the DNA window AGTACGCTGAAATCTACTCGGAGTGGTCAACGAACGAAAAGGTGGCTCTGGAGGTCGCGATGGGAGCCTCTTTTGCCGGCTATCGAAGCTATGCCGTCATGAAGACTGTCGGGCTCAATGTCGCTCATGACGCGCTGATGTCCGCAGCTCAAGCACAGACGAACGGAGGGCTGGTGCTCGTGGTATCGGACGATGCCGGACGGATCAGCGATGACTGCAACGACTGCCGTCATTACGGGGACAGCGCCGGGGTTCCCGTGCTCGAACCGTCAGACAGCCAGGAAGCTCTGGAATATATGAAGCTTGCTTTTGAGCTCAGTGAGCGGCTCAGCCTGCCGGTCATTATCCGTCTGACTTCCATCACATGCAAGACACGCAGCACGGTGGACATCGACGACACTTACCAATATCAGAAGGCATTCCGCAAGAAATACAAATTCAGCTATTATGGCGTGCTGGCAAGCACGATGATGATCGGCATGGCAGACTCCTCGAATGCCAAGATTCGCCGGTTCGATCATGATTTTGCCCAGGCACTGCGCAGCCTCAAGGAAGAATCCGCAGACCTTCCGGTGAATGTGCTTGAAATAAACGGCAGTGACATTGGAATCATCACCGCAGGTGTGCCATATGGCTATGTCAAGGAAATGCTGCCGGAGGCTTCGGTCTTGAAGCTCGGCTTGGTCTATCCGCTTCCGGAGCGTCTGATTCGCAGGCTTGCGGATCATGTTAACCGGCTGTATGTCATTGAAGACGGTCATGTGTTCCTCGAGAAGGAGATCAAAAGCCTTGGCTTCGATGTCATCGGGGAGAGCCTGTTCCCCAAATTTCCGGAATCCACATGCTTCAGCCCCGAACTGATATCACAGAAGCTGGGTTCAACAGAAGTCAGCGTACACCCGATCCAGAATGTTTCCTTCCGTCTGCCGATGAATTGTGCCGGCTGCTCCCATCTATTCGTCTATCACATTCTGAAGAAGCATCGAATCGAGGCTTCAACCGATGTGACCTGCGGCGGGATCGGCGTCTTCCCGCATATCGGCGCTTTCAATAACGCGAAGCATATGGGTTCCTCCATCGGGATGGCTCACGGTGTGAACGTGATGAATCAGAGACAAGGAGAGCGGAAGTATGTTGCGGTCATAGGGGATGGCGGGTTCTGGGCAACCGGAATTAACGGAATGATTAATATGGTCTACAATTCGGTAAATTCCACGGTTATTATCGTAGACAATCAATGCATCGCAATGACGGGGGGCCAGAGTCTTCCATCCGGCGATTTTGGAGCTCATTACAATCCGGAGAATCGTCTGAGCATCGCAGAGATGTGCCGGGCGATCGGAATTCGTGATATCCGTACAGTTGATGCCTATGATCTTGAGGAATTGGAAGACGCGGTGCTTGGCGCCGTCAACTCACAAGAAAGCTCAGTCGTCATCGTTCAGAAGCCTTGTCTGTTGAAAATCAAGCCGGATCGGTCCGTATCCGGGCATGTTGTGCAGAGCAAATGCGTTCATTGCAAAAGCTGTCTTCAGCTCGGTTGTCTCGCATTGGAAATTAAAACAACGGATCAAGGCGAGGAGATTCAAATCAACGAAAATCTGTGCGTTGGCTGCAAATTATGCGCCGCAACCTGTAAAAGCGAGGCGATAAGCTATGAGTGCTCCGGATAAAGGAAGTTACCTCATTTGCGGATTGGGTGGCCAGGGGATAGGCCTGTTCGGCAAAATACTTGGCGAGTACTACACCCATCATGGATACGAGATCAAAATCTCGGATGTAATGGGACTTGGACAACGGGGAGGGAGCGTTGAATGTCATTTCAGATACTCGACAGAACGCATTTACTCTCCGCTTATTCCATTTGGTACGGCAGAGGCGCTCATTTCTTTTGAACAAATCGAGACGCTGCGCAATGCCCATTACCTGAAGAAGGACGGGCGGATTATTAGCAGCACGTATGAATTGAGTCCGCCAACGGTAAATACGAGGCTTCAGGCTGATATTCAGGGCAGCAAACGGGAAATCATTCAGCGATTAGGTTTCCCGGTCCGGTTTATTGACGATGCGGAAGTCGACCGGGCCGATCCGGAGTTCAATCGTGTGCGCAATATGATCGCCTTGGCTGTGCTCGCGGAACAGATGGAGCTGGACATCCAGAGCTTGATCGAATTGCTGAAGAACAATATATCTCCCTCATATCTTCAATTGAATCTTAGAGCTTTTGAATACGGGAGACAGTTATTTGAGAGAACGACAGCATACTAACTGCCAGATGAGGTGATGAAGTGAAGCATTCAGCTTCAGAGATGCGGATTATTTCGTTATTGGTTTTTTTGGTTCCTTTTCTAATGGGACTCGGGGTCGATTTATATGTGCCTTCTCTGCCCTCGCTCGTGTCTTATTATCATAGCGATACCGGAACCGTTCAGCGGAGCATTAGCCTGTATATGCTGGGATATGGTGTGGGGCAGATGATGCTCGGAATTCTCTCGGATCGTTATGGGCGTAGAAAAATACTGCTGGGCAGCTCATTGAGCTATGGAATCATCAGTTTGATCTGTATTAGCTCGCCGACTGTTCAAGTGCTCAATCTATGCCGGCTCATCCAGGGCTTAAGCGTTGGCGGGATGGCGGTTGTGGGCCGGGCAATGGTCGTGGATTGTTATAAAGGAAAAGAGTTGGCCAAAGCAACGAATTACTTCGGATTAAGCTGGTCGCTAGGCCCGATCATCGGTCCATTTATCGGCGGTTATTTTGAAGAATATTTAAGCTGGAAAGCCGACTTCTATTTCTTTGGATTGTACGGCCTGATTATTTTTGGTTTAGCCCTGGCGCGGTTGCCTGAAACCAATCAAAATCTGGTTAAGCTGAACCTGAAAATCACGCTCTCGAACATCGGAAAGATTATTAAAGATCCCGTATTCATGGGTATGACGATCATCGGCGGATTCGGTTACGCTTCAGTGGTGCTGTTCAACACGATGGGGCCTTTTCTCATCCAGAATGTTCTTGGCTATTCTTCCGTGATTTACGGTTATATTGCGCTGGTACTGGGAGCTTCTTATTTCTTGGGGTCGATTGGCAATCGGTTCAGCGTGGGCCGTTATCCCATCATGACCTTATTGATCTTCGGATTATCCAGTGCGTTGATTTTCAGCCTGATCATGATTTTGATTGAGTTTGCGGCAGGCGTGAGTCTTCCCGGAACGGTGATTCCGGTTCTGCTGATCGTCTTTGTCTGCGGTTTTATCGTCCCCAATACGTTAGCGCGATCAATGGAACTGTTTGCCCATCTGGCGGGTACGGCAAGTTCCTTGTTCGGCTCTCTGTCGGGTGTCATCGTATCGCTCGTCACAACATTCGCCAGCCATTTAAAGGTCGATTCCCAGCTTCCGATGTCGTTCACATACAGCGGACTGATGCTCATCTCGATCCTGCTGTTTGGTGTCTGCCATTATGTTGATAAGCTGCCGGCCGGCAAAGAAAAGGAGGAGAAACTGCATGTATGAACCGAAAGCCGCGAACCGGGAATTGAGTCTGGTGCTGGGGGATATGGATACCGTTTATCAAGTGTCAACCTATGGCGCCGTGTTCGCGGGAGTATTGGATGGATTTGTGCCTTTGAAGGATTTGAGCAAATGGGGGGACTTCGGCATTGGCAGCATTACGGGACTCCATGGCGAAATCGCCATTCTGGACGGTATCATCCATCATTTTGATGAATATGGGCAGACTCGTTCCATTGACCGAGAGGACCTAACGCCCAAAATGCTACTTTCCTTTTTCAAAACGGATCAGATTGTTCCTTTGCACACAGCAGCCACCTATGAGGAGACGAAGTCTGCGATCGAGCAGGCGCTTCCCTCAGCCAACATCATGTATGCGATCAAGATCGAAGGTCTCTTCGAAGTTTTACGGACCAAATGTTATCCTGCCCAGCCGAAGCCGTATCCCAAAGGGATCAACACCGCTTTATCCAAGCATGTCCGAACGTATCATAACGAGCGCGGAACGTTGGTTGGCTACCTTATGCCGGAACATCTTGGCGAGATTTCCGGGCTAAGCTACCATTTTCACTTCATTACAGAGGACGGCAAGTACGGAGGTCATATGATTGATTTTACACTGATTGACGGAACTGCCTATCTGGATTACAAGCATACTTTGCGGCTCGTTCTTCCCAGCGATGAGGAGTACTACCAAGCCGATTTATCCGATACGATGAACATCCTTCAACAGGTCGTGGACATTTCACTGCAATAAATGCCAGTGTGTAAGGCGAAGAATCCGATGGAGGAGGGGTTTAGATGAAGAACGGTCAAAATGTAGAGTACCGCAATACGGATGTGTATACGCAAGTCAATACAACGGCAGCGCTTGTTGCGGGCGTGATGGAGACAGAGGTTACAATTCGCGATCTGAGTGAGTGGGGAGATTTCGGGCTGGGCTGCACGAAGGGGATGCAGGAATCGGTTCTGCTGCTGGATAATCAGACCTATGTCAATAAAGTAGTCAAAGACGATCAGAAGATCGGGTTATTTCTGCTGGCCTTCTTCGAGGAGACCAATCCGGTCAGGCTTCAGCAGACGATGGACCTGAACGATCTGAGAGCCTATATTGATTCGGCATTGCCGACTCCCAATATCATGTACGCCGTCAAATGCAAAGGCAAGTTCGAATCCATTCAAACGTCTATCCCCTTATCGTTTCAGAAGCCGTATCCGCGTGTCGTTCCCGAAATGACAGACCAATCCATCAATGTTGAAGTGGATAATATCAGCGGCACCATCATTGCCTTCTGGCTCCCGTCATTTTTATCAGGGATCAACGGTGGAGCGGGAGGACTGCACGCGCATTTCATCAGCGATGACCGGAAATTTATGGGCCATGTGATCGATTGCAAAATGACTGAAGGCGTACTGTGGATCGATGCCAAGCATCAGCTGAATCTTCAGCTTCCGAAGGCTGATCCCGCTTTCTATGAAGTTGACCTGAATGGAAATGAGGCCATGTCCAGACGGGTATCGGAATGGATCAAGGAAGGCATTGGAGGCAAAGAAATCCTACCTGGGGCCACTATAAAAGCATAATAATATAAGCTATACTGAGTTTAGTTATACTTGGTGCTTTTTTCCATCTAATGATGGGGCGGAAATAGACCGTGATCCTGGCCAGGGCGGTCTATTTCTTTTTACATATTGAGGTGACTCTTTCAGGTAAGTACAAATGATTAAGGAGCGGGGTCGAAGTTGAATATCGAGAAAGTTGATCTGGAACTTATAGAGGCAGCGCAGAACACGATAAGAAGTTTATACAAAGATGGCAAACATCACATTGGAGCGGCGGTTAGGACAAAAACAGGAAAAATATACACAGCGGTGCATCTAGAGGCTTACATCGGCCGAGTATCTGTGTGTGCTGAAGCGATCGCCTTGGGCAAAGCTATATCTGAAGGCGAGGATGATTTTGCTACGATAGTAGCCGTAAGGCATCCCGATCCGACAGAAGAGGATCAAACCATTGAAGTTGTATCGCCTTGCGGCATCTGCAGGGAATTGATTAGCGATTATGGAGCAGACATACAAGTTATTTTGAAGGGGACCAACCATTATTTTAATAAGAATATACAACAATTATTGCCGGACAAATATGAAAGATGAACAGACAGCAACCAGGAGGAAGCAATGAATACCTGCATATATATGATCAGACATGGAGAATCGCCAAAAACCGAAGGAAATGAAAGAACCCGTGGTTTAAGTGAGAAAGGTAGACTTGATTCGGAGAAAATAATAGAACTTTTGAAGGACGAGGGAATCACCAGCTTCGTATCAAGTCCCTATAAGCGAGCTGTTATGACGATTGAGGGATTAGCCCACTTTTGCGGGCAAGAAGTATCTGTAATCGAGGATTTGAAAGAGTTCATGTTCTCAACCGAAGACAAAGTCGTAGGAGATCAGGAAGTATACGCAATGGTGAGAAAAATGTTTGAAACCCCTGACTATGTACCTCCAATGGGTGAGTCGATGACAGAGTGTCAGCAACGAGCGGTGGCAGCATTGAAGGAAATTTTAACCATATACAAAGGGCAAAGAGTAGCAATCGGAACCCACGGTCTCGTTATGACCCTAATGATGAACCACTTCGATAATCAATATGGATATGAGTTCTTAATGAACACGTCCAAACCGGATATTTACAAGATGGAATTTAATGAAGATACATTAGTTAACATTGATAGAATATGCTTATAGGAATCTGAATAAGGGGGATTCTTGGTGATCAATGATGTGTACACAATGATTTCTAAATTGGCAACGCCCAGGCTGGTTGTAATATTGTGTGTTGCAATTATTTCTCTCTACATCTTGCTGAATTTTATCCTGGGTGTCCCCCAACTCAAACAGTTATCCGGCGGAATTGGAGTCATAGATTCAACCTTTAATTATTCCGCAGACAAAGTCTACACAATGATCGAAGCCTACGGACCCCAAGGGAGAAAAATCCATATTGTACTGGAAGTCGTTGACTTCATCTTTCCGCTTATTTACAGTTTGTTTTTCAGCTTGTCTGTTACCCTGATTCTTCGGCAAATGTTCCCCCTAAATACGTTTACGCAGACGATATGTCTCCTGCCGTTATTGATCATTGTGTTTGAATATGTGGAGAACATAGGGGTATTAGCAATGTTAGTTTCATATCCAAGACAAATGGAAGTACTTGCTGTCTTAACAAATGTCGCTACCTTATTAAAAACACTGGTGACGGTATACTCCTTATTTGCAATACTTGCAGGCGCAATGTCCTGTTTTCTGAAAAAGTATGTAATTTACTGAATCGTAAACGAAGGTGAGTCTATTGAAAATTGAGTATGTAGAGACGGATCTAACCTCACTTGCATTAATCCAGCCATTATGGGAGCGGCTTAGAGATCATCATGCTTCATTGTCGAGACATTTTTCGGAGCAGCTAAGCAGCAATACATTTGATGGGCGATCACGCGACCTGCTCGATAAATCGAGACAAGGACAAATAAAGATTATTTTAGCTCATGATGCAACTGCAGCGGCGAAGATACTGATCGGATATTGTATTAGCTCGATCAACGAGGGGAAGCAGGGAGAGATCGATTCGATTTTTATTCTGGATCGTTATCGGGGTACAGGCATTGGAGATACCTTAATGAGACGAACGCTGGATTGGTTTCAGGAAAATGAAATTCTCGACATTGGCATATCCGTTTTATTTGGAAATGAACAAGCATTGAAGTTTTATGAGAAATATGGATTTTACCCAAGGTCTTATACATTGAAGAACACTGTGAATTAAGTTGTAGGTTGATAAAAGAGCGGCACCATACGGTCTGTTGTCGAAGGAGAATAAGTTATTTGACTGACGGTACGCCATTATCGAGAACGATAGTTAAATGGATAAGGGTTGCCACGTAACCGCTCTTCGCTCAAAAACGGGCAGAAAAGCGTTGTACATTGCTTGAGATATTTTAAGGGTACATCGAGTATAATGAATTAAACATCATCGGTAGGTGGTAAAAATAAAAAAAATAATCTTTACTGGCGGTGGATCTGCAGGACATGTAACCGTCAACATTGCAATGATACCTGAATTCATCCGTGCAGGCTGGTTAACCGAATATATTGGTTCAGTGGATGGTATTGAAAAGCAGCTAATCACATCTAACTTTAATGTTAAATACCATTCAATATCAACAGGGAAGCTACGACGGTATCTAGATTGGCAGAACGTAAAGGATCCGTTTAAAGTGGTGAAAGGGATTATGCAAGCATATCAGCTTATTAAGAAGCAGAAGCCTAATATTGTGTTTTCTAAAGGTGGCTTTGTTTCTGTACCAGTTGTAATTGGAGCTTGGTTGAACAAAATTCCCGTTATCATACATGAATCTGATTTAACTCCAGGCTTAGCCAACAAGCTCGCAAGTCCGTTTGCTAGTCTGATTTGCACTACTTTTTCGGAAACATCATCTTACTTTAACAACCACAAATGTTATTGCGTGGGACCTGTTCTTAGAGATGAATTGACAAAGGGCGATGCTGAACGTGGACGGGCATTCGTTGGGTTTTCAAATATTAAGAAACCTATAATAGTTATTATGGGGGGGAGTTTGGGATCACGGAAGATCAATCATGTGATTCGAGAATCCTTAACACAACTAACAAAGAAGTTTCGAGTCATTCATCTTTGTGGAAAAGGACATCTGGATTCTTCTATTGCTAATTCTGATTACCGTGAATATGAGTATATAAACGAAGAATTACCAGACATATTAACCATGTGTGATTTTGTGATTTCACGAGCGGGTTCGAATTCAATTTTTGAGTTTTTATCTTTAAAGAAACCAATGATTTTGATCCCTCTTACTAAGGAACAGAGTAGAGGAGATCAACTTTTAAATGCTGCTTCTTTTGAAAGCAAGGGTTACTGTAAAGTTCTACACGAAGAACAACTGAATCCTGATAGCTTAATTGCTAGTATATATGAATTAGCAGAAGAAAAAGAACGGTATATTCGAAATATGAGTTCTTTCGAGCGTAATGATGCAGTAAGCCTTATTTATAATCTGATTGTTGAGAACGCAAAGAATGGACTAAATGATGAATAAATAGTTTTTATTTCAAAATAAACACGTTGTACTAAAGGGACATTCTAATTCAATGAAACAGCGACAGACTAGGACTTATTATTCCGTCCATGGCTGTCGCTGTTGACTGGAATTTCAGGGTTAGGCGAATACTCTTATCGGAAAGAGCTGTACCTCTTGTCAGGCCGGGATATTGGATATACCACCTCCGGCTGCGCCGCACGACGGCCTTCACGTTTCCGTGTGGCAAGATAAATCCGGCGAATAACCATCCCAATGACTAGCGCTCCGGTTGTCGTATACATCAGCTTCATGGCAGGTGTACTGCTGTCGGTTCCTATCATTGCAGCATGTAACAACGCCATAATGAAGGTTGGGAGTGCCATGAAGTGAATGATGCGCCAAGTTTTTTTACCAATCGACTTCATCATATCGGAGCTGAGAATCAAAGCGAGCATGAGATAGAAGGCAAGGGTTCCAAGACCTGTCCAGAACGGCTCATGTCGGGATGCGAATGGAATGACGATTTCAAAGAACGAATAGCCGACATATTGGTCAAACACAAGAACCAGCCCATGCACCAGACCGAAGAGCATGCCGAACCATCCGGTCCATTGATGAATCAGATTGAGCTGAGCTCTGCGAGCGCCTTTCGCCCACGGTTCTCCCTGAAGCAATCCGGCGAATATCGCCGCGAAGAGCAACATATAAGAGGTTAACCCGGCAGCCCGTACGGTCGTCCACACGCTTAATGTATCCGCAATACTACTGAACCAACTGTACATATCGTTCCTCTCCTTTCATATCTGCCAGGTAAAATTCCGCCATGCCACCCAGCACAATCGAGCAGTCTTCCCGTACGGCGATTACCGCGCAGTCCGGATGCTGCTCCTTCACCCAGGATACTCCTCGCGTTCCGCCTAGAATCAAAAAGGTCTTCGCCAGAACCTCCGCCTGCCCGAGTGAAGGGCAAATCGCCGTCACCTGAATCAAATCAGAGGTGCAGGGCTTGAGCGTGCGGGGGTCCAAAATATGATGCATTTCCTCACCGCCAGGACCTTTCCATCTCCGTTTGACCCGGCTGCTTGTTGCGATCCCCGCTCCTGTACTGATCGAGAGAGTTGCGATATTTTCTACAGGCTGATAGGGGTGGGCTATGTCGATAAGCCGCTGAGCTTCTCCCCAGATGATAATGTCGCCACCGGCATCGATGGCTCCCTGACGTATACCTCGATTGGCTAGTTTCTCCGCCATTTGTTCGGCGCTCCACCCCTTGGCGAAACCGCCCAGATCAAGCGAGATGCCCGGCTGAAGCGTAATATTTCGCAGCTCTAAATCCAACTCCAGATAGGTATCCAGAGGAAGAGGAGTACGCGTCTCCGGTGCTTGAATATGGGTTGCCGAGAAGGCCGAAGCTGAAGTGTCGGGCGCTTGCTTATCCAAGAGCTCGAAGCTCTCCCGGTATCCGGCATTTTCCAGCGCTCTGCCCATGAACGGATTAAAAACACCGTCCGTTTCGCGGTAATACCTAGCCGCCTCCGAGACGGCCTGAAAGAGCAGCGGGGAGGCGGCAAAGGCTCTGCCTGAAGCCTGATTGAGACGGGACAGCTCACTGGCAGGCCGGAACCGGCTGAGCTGGGACTCGACGGAACGGAAATACTTCTCCGCTTGAGTCTCAGACTCTGCCGGCAGTCCATACAGGTAAAAGTCAGTGTTCATCGCTTTAAAATGTTTCATTCCGCAGTCCCCCTTCCGGATCAAGAAGCGCGTGTACGCATTCGGCCGCTGTCCTGGCTATCCGAGGACGAATTATCCGAGAAGCCCGAGCCGGAGGAAGATCCGGAATCGCCGGAGGAATACGATCGGCCCCGGCCTGGGCCGAAGCCTTGATCTGTGCTCGAACCGCTGTCTGTTCCGGAGTCCGAGTCGAAATCCCAGCGTGGCTGATTCTGGCTGCTCTCGAAGATGCTGCTGTCCTGCTGAGTTTGGTTAGAGGCGGCAGCGCTGCCTGCATCCGCCTGGTTCTGATTGCCGATATATCCGACGAAGCCTGTGAACAGAAGAACTCCCGATACGCCGGTCAGCCATTTCACCCATTGTTGTTTTTTCATAGTGTCCTCACCCTCGTCTTTAGTGATAGCTGAATTTTAGACGCAATTGGTGAAAAAATGGTGAAACCTCTCATGAGCTTCTTTTTCATGTGAATTTCATCATGGCATGTTATCCTGAGTTCAGGATTTCTTATTGAAGAAGGAGACGCTGTTCATGAAGATACTGCTGGCAGAAGATGACCGGCGGCTGGGTGAACTGATTGCCCATATGCTGAAGAAGAAAGCCGAATGCGCCATTGATTGGGTGACGACCGGAGAGGATGCCTACCACTATGCGGCTGAAGCCCAGTACGATGTGCTTATTCTGGATTGGATGATGCCGGAGGGTGACGGCTTGGGAGTATGCAGGAAGCTGCGGCGGGATGGATACAGCGGGGCGGTTCTGATGCTCACTGCGAAGGACAGTCTTCAGGACAAAATCGAGGGGCTCGATGCCGGAGCCGACGATTATCTCGTGAAGCCGTTCGAAATTGACGAATTGCTTGCACGTATACGGGCGCTTACCCGCCGCAATTTTGCGCCGATTCTGGAGCAGGTGATGAAGCTGGGCGAACTGGCGCTCAACCGGACCGCTCAGACGGTGAAGCGCGGCACCGAGTCCGTCCAGCTAACACCGCGGGAATTCCAGCTGCTTGATTTACTGGTCCAGAACCCAGGGATCGTCTTGACGCGAGAGGTCATTCTGGACCGAATTTGGGGGCTGGAGAGCGATGTCGGGCCCAAGACGATAGATGCCACAGTGAAGCTGCTGCGCAAGAAGCTTGGCGAAATTACGGATGAGGACTGGATTCAGAGCGTTCGGGGGGTTGGATATAAAATTGATAAAGAGAAGGTTCACTAATCGGCTTCCAAAATGGAGATTATCGGCCGGCAAACCGCCAGATAACGATGTCATCCGGTTGACGCAGCGCAAGCTGACGATTCGTTATAGCGCCGTTCTGATCGGGTTTCTGCTGTTATTCATCGTTACGGTATATTTGCTGCTTCATTACCTCCTCATGAATCAGCAGAAGCAGCAGTTGAACAGCTGGCTTGAGCAGCAGGTGTACTCATTGCATGAAAGCCGGGAGCATGGTCAGGGTAAGAAAGGCTTCATCGGAGGCGGTGGCAATCCGGGTGGGGGAGTACGCAGCGGCGGCAATGAGATCGCAGGATTTGTCGCAGACACATCGGGCAATCTGCTAGCATTGAATGCTGATACCTTGAACCTGGTTAGTGAGATCGAAAACGCCATG includes these proteins:
- a CDS encoding response regulator transcription factor, producing the protein MKILLAEDDRRLGELIAHMLKKKAECAIDWVTTGEDAYHYAAEAQYDVLILDWMMPEGDGLGVCRKLRRDGYSGAVLMLTAKDSLQDKIEGLDAGADDYLVKPFEIDELLARIRALTRRNFAPILEQVMKLGELALNRTAQTVKRGTESVQLTPREFQLLDLLVQNPGIVLTREVILDRIWGLESDVGPKTIDATVKLLRKKLGEITDEDWIQSVRGVGYKIDKEKVH